GTCATCGGTGACGATTTAACCCTTTGGATCCGTGGCGATTACGTTGTCTCCGGTGCAACACTGAATCGATTCTTTGCCCTGCATGTGATCGCATTACCACTGGTACTGGTGGTGTTGGTCTTCTTGCATCTGGTCGCACTCCACGAAGTGGGCTCTAACAACCCTGACGGTGTCGAAATTAAACGGCCAAAAGGGTCTGTTGCTGACGCTGATAAGCCTAAGTTCAAGTTCCACGAGTACTACACCAGTAAAAAAGATATTATCGATGCGGCGCCTTTCTTCCCCTATTTTGTGGTGAAAGATCTCATCGGTATCGGTGTGTTTTTATTCTTTTTTGCTTATGTCATCTTCTTTAACCCAGAGATGGGCGGGTATTTCCTTGAGCCACCTAACTTTGAGGCGGCTAACCCACTGAAGACACCTGAGCATATTGCACCAGTCTGGTATTTCACGCCGTTCTATGCCGTACTTCGTGCTATCCCACATAAGCTCGGCGGGGTTGTTTTCATGGGGCTGGCGATCGTCGTGTTGGCACTGTTGCCTTGGCTTGATCGTTGTAAGGTTCGTTCAATTCGCTACCGTAGTGGCTTGCACAAGCTAAACATTGCTCAATTCTCTGTGAGTTTTGTGGCATTGGGCATTTTAGGTGCTCTGCCAGCGACTGAAACCTACACTATGTATGCGCGGATATTTACCTTCTTGTATTTCGGTTTTTTCGTACTGCTTTGGTTCTATAGCAAAAATGAAAATACTAAACCGCTACCAGAGAGGCTGACCTGATGAAAAGGATGATCATAGCGCTGGTGGCGCTTCTACCAAGCTTGGTAATGGCTGCGGGTGGTAACGTCCACCTTGATAAAGCAAATTATGATTTGACCGATAAGGCGTCGCTGCAAACAGGTGCGAAGCTTTTTATGAACTACTGTTCAGGTTGCCACTCAACTAAGTATCAGCGTTACGAACGTGTTGCGCGTGATTTGGGTATTTCAGCAGCTTTGATGCAGGAAAATCTGATGTTTATTGAGGGAACCAAAATTGGTGCCTTGATGGAAAATGCAATGTCAGATGAATTGGGTGCTAAGTGGTTTGGCGCAACACCGCCAGACTTAACCTTGGTTGCCAGAGTTCGTGGCGCTGATTGGTTATACACCTATTTGCGTAGCTTCTATGAAGACCCGACTCGCCCATTTGGCGTGAACAATGTGGTTTTTAAAGACGTGGGTATGCCCCATGTACTGCAAGAGCTACAAGGGGTGCCACGTAAAACCTATGAATCTCGGCTGATTGACGGTGAACAGCAAGATGTTTATGTCGGTATAAGAGCTGATGGTTCTGGTGAAATGAGCACAGATGAGTATGACCATGCCGTACTCGATTTGGTCAATTTCCTTGTTTACTCAGCTGAGCCAGTGACCCTTGAGCGACGCTCTATGGGCTGGTGGGTGTTAGGGTTTTTGGTGATTTTCACTATCCTGGCGTACTTGCTGAAGAAAGAGTTCTTTCGCGATCTACACTAGTTAGGTTGTTGATAAGATAATGTTTGTCGGGAGACAGGGGTTACCCTGTCTCCTGTTTTTGCTAAAAGATAATATGGAGGCCCCATGGCCGTTGCTGCCAATAAACGTTCTGTGATGACCCTGTTTTCAGGTGCGAACGATCTGTACAGCCATCAAGTACGTATCGTGCTGGCTGAGAAAGGGGTAAGTGTAGAGATCAATCAGGTTGATCCGAGCAACCTTCCAGAAGAGTTGATCGAGTATAACCCGTACAACACGGTACCTACCTTGGTTGATCGCGAGTTAGTACTCTATAACGCTCGCATCATCATGGAATACCTTGATGAGCGTTTTCCTCATCCGCCTCTCATGCCTGTATACCCAGTTGCGCGCGGTAACAGTCGCCTCATGATGCACCGCATCGAGAATGACTGGTATGTTTTGGTTGATAACATCATCAGTGGCAACAATGCTGATGCAGCACGTAAAGAGCTGACAGAGAGCTTGATTGCACTGGCGCCCGTGTTTGCAGAATCACCCTATTTTCTGAGTGAAGAATTTAGTTTGGTTGATTGCTACATTGCCCCGCTGTTGTGGCGCTTACCTAGTTTAGGTATTGAGCTGACAGGGCGTGGTTCTAAAGAGATCAAAACCTATATGCAGCGCGTTTTTGAACGCGACTCCTTTCAGGCTTCTTTGACTGAGTCGGAAAGAGAACAGCGAGTAGGTTTTTAAACGATGACCCCAAGCCGTCCCTATCTGTTGCGTGCATTCTATGAGTGGCTAGTTGATAACAACTTGACGCCCCACGTTGTCGTGGATGCGACGGTAGATGCAGTAAAGGTACCTACGCAGTTCGTCAAACATGGCCAGATTGTATTGAACTTAGCGCCCCATGCAGTAGGGCAGCTAGAGTTGGGCAATGATGCGGTATCGTTTAGTGCTCGTTTTGGGGGGACGCCTATGTCTGTTTATCTGCCTATTGAGTCGGTGACGGCGATTTATGCCAGAGAAAATGGCGCAGGAACCGTTTTTGCAGATGATATTGCACCAGAGGCTGATCTGGAAGAGCAACCAACACTGGTGACATCCCCGGTGACGGATGACGATAAGCCGACACCACCTTCTGGTGGGCGCCCTAGCTTGCGCGTGGTGAAGTAGTCACGTTAGAACTTGATATAAAAAAGGAGCCGTTAGGCTCCTTTTTTGTATTTTGAGGAAAGCTGTTCAGGCTATTTGCTGGTGTACTCAAACACGCGCACCACTTGCTTAACCCCAGTGACATTACGAGCTATTTCGGTGGCTTTACTTGCTTCCTGTTTGGTTAATAATCCGAGCAGGTAAACCTCACTATTCTCGGTAACCACTTTGACCTGGTTGCCGTTTACCTCTTTATCACCAATGAGATCAGCTTTGACCTTGGTGGTTATCCAGGCGTCATTACTTTGGGTAGTAAGACTAATCGGTGTACCTACTTTAACTTCATTGTGCACTGTTTTGACGCTGGGTATACCTTCAACCACACGGCTTATTTCGTTTCGCAGGTGTGCGGTCGGGGCTTGTCCTACCAATAGCAAGGTGCCATTCACGCTGCTGATGCTGATACGACTGTGATCCCAGATATCTTTGCGCTCCCGTAGACGACCTACTGCTTTGATTTCAATGGCATTGTCATCAATCTGAGAGCCCAAGGTTCGACGGTCATCGATGGCTGCTGCGGTTCCCGCGGCGCCCGCTATGATCACTGCTGCACACCCTTGGAGGGCGAGAGTGCCGGCCAAAACGACACCCAGCAGGCGACGATGTGGCATCATAAGATTACTCCTCATCTTGCGGGAACAAAGTGCGGTCGATGAGATCACAGAGGCAGTGAATAGCCAGCAGGTGAACCTCTTGAATTCGTGCCGTGCGGGTAGATGGTACACGTACTTCAGCATCGTTTGGACCCAAAAGCCCAGCCATCTCCCCGCCGTCTTTACCGGTTAAGGCAACAATTGTCATATCTCGTGACAGCGCCGCTTCCATCGCTTTAATCACATTACGACTTTGACCACTGGTTGAAATCGCTAGCAGAATATCGCCACTGTTACCCAATGCACGAACCTGCTTAGAAAAGATCTCGTCATAGCTGTAGTCGTTAGCGATGGAGGTGATGGTCGAGCTATCGGTGGTTAGGGCGATGGCAGGAAGGCTAGGGCGTTCCTGCTCAAACCGGTTTAATAACTCAGAGGAGAAATGCTGTGCGTCGCCAGCAGAGCCGCCGTTACCACAGGTTAGGATCTTGTTTCCTGATAGCAGACACTGCACCATCATCTGTGCAGCTTTTTCTATGGCTGGAGGCATCGCTTCTGCCGCTGCTATTTTGGTTTGTATGCTTTCTTTAAAGCTTTCTTCAATGCGACTCAACATTGTTTGGCCCTTATCTTTGGACTTAGATCGCGTTACGGATCCATTCATACTGGTCGCCGGTAATGGCAACCACATCAATTCGACATGGGGTCAGACT
The Corallincola holothuriorum DNA segment above includes these coding regions:
- the sspA gene encoding stringent starvation protein SspA, yielding MAVAANKRSVMTLFSGANDLYSHQVRIVLAEKGVSVEINQVDPSNLPEELIEYNPYNTVPTLVDRELVLYNARIIMEYLDERFPHPPLMPVYPVARGNSRLMMHRIENDWYVLVDNIISGNNADAARKELTESLIALAPVFAESPYFLSEEFSLVDCYIAPLLWRLPSLGIELTGRGSKEIKTYMQRVFERDSFQASLTESEREQRVGF
- a CDS encoding ClpXP protease specificity-enhancing factor yields the protein MTPSRPYLLRAFYEWLVDNNLTPHVVVDATVDAVKVPTQFVKHGQIVLNLAPHAVGQLELGNDAVSFSARFGGTPMSVYLPIESVTAIYARENGAGTVFADDIAPEADLEEQPTLVTSPVTDDDKPTPPSGGRPSLRVVK
- a CDS encoding phosphoheptose isomerase, which encodes MLSRIEESFKESIQTKIAAAEAMPPAIEKAAQMMVQCLLSGNKILTCGNGGSAGDAQHFSSELLNRFEQERPSLPAIALTTDSSTITSIANDYSYDEIFSKQVRALGNSGDILLAISTSGQSRNVIKAMEAALSRDMTIVALTGKDGGEMAGLLGPNDAEVRVPSTRTARIQEVHLLAIHCLCDLIDRTLFPQDEE
- a CDS encoding cytochrome b codes for the protein MFRSLLEWIEYRIPMQRVWNMHLAQYPTPKNFNFWYFFGSLAMLVLVNQILTGIWLTMNYTPSAEGAFASIEYIMRDVEYGWLLRYMHSTGASAFFVVVYLHMFRGLIYGSYQKPRELLWLFGMFIFIALMAEAFMGYLLPWGQMSYWGAQVIISLFGAIPVIGDDLTLWIRGDYVVSGATLNRFFALHVIALPLVLVVLVFLHLVALHEVGSNNPDGVEIKRPKGSVADADKPKFKFHEYYTSKKDIIDAAPFFPYFVVKDLIGIGVFLFFFAYVIFFNPEMGGYFLEPPNFEAANPLKTPEHIAPVWYFTPFYAVLRAIPHKLGGVVFMGLAIVVLALLPWLDRCKVRSIRYRSGLHKLNIAQFSVSFVALGILGALPATETYTMYARIFTFLYFGFFVLLWFYSKNENTKPLPERLT
- the dolP gene encoding division/outer membrane stress-associated lipid-binding lipoprotein; amino-acid sequence: MMPHRRLLGVVLAGTLALQGCAAVIIAGAAGTAAAIDDRRTLGSQIDDNAIEIKAVGRLRERKDIWDHSRISISSVNGTLLLVGQAPTAHLRNEISRVVEGIPSVKTVHNEVKVGTPISLTTQSNDAWITTKVKADLIGDKEVNGNQVKVVTENSEVYLLGLLTKQEASKATEIARNVTGVKQVVRVFEYTSK
- a CDS encoding cytochrome c1 translates to MKRMIIALVALLPSLVMAAGGNVHLDKANYDLTDKASLQTGAKLFMNYCSGCHSTKYQRYERVARDLGISAALMQENLMFIEGTKIGALMENAMSDELGAKWFGATPPDLTLVARVRGADWLYTYLRSFYEDPTRPFGVNNVVFKDVGMPHVLQELQGVPRKTYESRLIDGEQQDVYVGIRADGSGEMSTDEYDHAVLDLVNFLVYSAEPVTLERRSMGWWVLGFLVIFTILAYLLKKEFFRDLH